A single region of the Ornithorhynchus anatinus isolate Pmale09 chromosome 6, mOrnAna1.pri.v4, whole genome shotgun sequence genome encodes:
- the UXT gene encoding protein UXT isoform X1, with protein METAARRVEEKVLQYEAFVSDVLQRDLRQVLTQREEIYEQLAHYLQLKNIIERLQESADPELHTQVDLGCNFYVSAEVQDPSRICVALGYGFFLELTLPEALRFIERKSRLLTSLSDSLTKDSAKIKANIRLVLEGLRELQGLRDLVEEPRRTSPL; from the exons ATGGAGACGGCGGCGCGGCGCGTGGAAGAGAAGGTGCTGCAGTACGAGGCCTTCGTCAGCGACGTGCTGCAGAGGGACCTGCG GCAGGTGCTGACGCAGCGGGAAGAGATCTACGAGCAGCTGGCTCACTATCTGCAGCTCAAGAACATCATTGAGAGGCTGCAG GAATCGGCTGACCCGGAGCTCCATACCCAAGTGGATTTGGGCTGCAACTTCTACGTAAGCGCAGAAGT GCAAGACCCCTCACGGATCTGCGTGGCATTGGGATATGGCTTCTTTTTGGAGCTGACGCTGCCCGAAGCGCTGCGCTTCATTGAACGCAAGAGCCGCCTCCTGACCAG cctcagCGACAGCCTCACCAAGGATTCAGCCAAGATCAAAGCCAACATCCGCCTGGTGCTAGAG GGATTGCGGGAACTTCAGGGGCTCCGGGATTTGGTCGAGGAGCCACGGCGCACATCTCCTCTGTGA
- the UXT gene encoding protein UXT isoform X2 has product METAARRVEEKVLQYEAFVSDVLQRDLRQVLTQREEIYEQLAHYLQLKNIIERLQESADPELHTQVDLGCNFYVSAEVTHSLLLLPPTSATFAHPAPLTQARPLTDLRGIGIWLLFGADAARSAALH; this is encoded by the exons ATGGAGACGGCGGCGCGGCGCGTGGAAGAGAAGGTGCTGCAGTACGAGGCCTTCGTCAGCGACGTGCTGCAGAGGGACCTGCG GCAGGTGCTGACGCAGCGGGAAGAGATCTACGAGCAGCTGGCTCACTATCTGCAGCTCAAGAACATCATTGAGAGGCTGCAG GAATCGGCTGACCCGGAGCTCCATACCCAAGTGGATTTGGGCTGCAACTTCTACGTAAGCGCAGAAGT GACACACTCACTGCTTCTGCTCCCTCCGACCTCAGCCACCTTTGCTCACCCGGCCCCTCTTACACAGGCAAGACCCCTCACGGATCTGCGTGGCATTGGGATATGGCTTCTTTTTGGAGCTGACGCTGCCCGAAGCGCTGCGCTTCATTGA
- the ELK1 gene encoding ETS domain-containing protein Elk-1 isoform X5 gives MELPPPGAAAAAAALLTVMDPSVTLWQFLLQLLEEQSNGHLIAWTSSDGEFKLVDAEEVARLWGLRKNKTNMNYDKLSRALRYYYDKNIIRKVSGQKFVYKFVSYPEGAGSGEEGRRPEAPAEPPKLPPAPGLLPKTPRGGGGGAPPRSSRNEYMRSGLYSTFTIQSLQAPALRPARLEAPPPSDFPGSELPPPPLDISLETAEAAVPLQVILAPTEVKVQGSEEEVEAERQPFLPEVK, from the exons atgGAGCTCCCGCCCCCGGGGGCTGCCGCCGCGGCTGCCGCCCTCCTCACAG TTATGGACCCTTCAGTGACCCTGTGGCAGTTCCTGCTGCAGCTCCTGGAGGAGCAGAGCAACGGGCACCTCATCGCCTGGACGTCCAGCGATGGCGAATTCAAGCTGGTGGATGCCGAGGAAGTGGCGCGGCTCTGGGGCCTCCGGAAGAATAAGACCAACATGAACTATGACAAGCTCAGCCGGGCCCTGCGCTACTACTACGACAAG AACATCATACGCAAGGTCAGCGGCCAGAAATTCGTGTACAAGTTTGTCTCGTACCCAGAGGGGGCGGGCAGCGGGGAGGAAGGACGCCGGCCCGAGGCCCCGGCTGAGCCCCCCAAGCTGCCCCCCGCGCCGGGGCTGCTGCCTAAGAccccgcgggggggcgggggcggcgccccCCCCCGCAGCAGCCGCAACGAGTACATGCGCTCCGGACTCTACTCCACCTTCACCATCCAGTCCCTGCAGGCTCCGGCCCTGCGCCCGGCCCGCCTCGAGGCTCCGCCCCCCAGCGACTTCCCCGGATCcgagctgccgccgccgccgctggacATTAGCCTGGAAACGGCCGAGGCGGCTGTCCCGCTGCAG GTCATCCTGGCCCCCACGGAGGTCAAAGTTCAAGGTtcggaagaggaggtggaggctgaGCGGCAGCCCTTCCTGCCCGAAGTGAAG TGA
- the ELK1 gene encoding ETS domain-containing protein Elk-1 isoform X1, producing MELPPPGAAAAAAALLTVMDPSVTLWQFLLQLLEEQSNGHLIAWTSSDGEFKLVDAEEVARLWGLRKNKTNMNYDKLSRALRYYYDKNIIRKVSGQKFVYKFVSYPEGAGSGEEGRRPEAPAEPPKLPPAPGLLPKTPRGGGGGAPPRSSRNEYMRSGLYSTFTIQSLQAPALRPARLEAPPPSDFPGSELPPPPLDISLETAEAAVPLQVILAPTEVKVQGSEEEVEAERQPFLPEVKVEFPEEEEEEEEEEEDRGGGGEAPRDEANPEPDGPPAKPDVPPSEKELLEMVAMETVEAELALGLAGAGAGTVAGLGAQEKEQVRAAEGPQPQKSRKPKDLELPFTPSLLAGPAPDRAPGPPSGLLAPGGTSTSLTPSVITSHALTPVLLTPSSLPPTIHFWSTLSPIAPRSPAKLSFQFPTSSSSQVHIPSLSVDGLSTPVVLSPGPQKP from the exons atgGAGCTCCCGCCCCCGGGGGCTGCCGCCGCGGCTGCCGCCCTCCTCACAG TTATGGACCCTTCAGTGACCCTGTGGCAGTTCCTGCTGCAGCTCCTGGAGGAGCAGAGCAACGGGCACCTCATCGCCTGGACGTCCAGCGATGGCGAATTCAAGCTGGTGGATGCCGAGGAAGTGGCGCGGCTCTGGGGCCTCCGGAAGAATAAGACCAACATGAACTATGACAAGCTCAGCCGGGCCCTGCGCTACTACTACGACAAG AACATCATACGCAAGGTCAGCGGCCAGAAATTCGTGTACAAGTTTGTCTCGTACCCAGAGGGGGCGGGCAGCGGGGAGGAAGGACGCCGGCCCGAGGCCCCGGCTGAGCCCCCCAAGCTGCCCCCCGCGCCGGGGCTGCTGCCTAAGAccccgcgggggggcgggggcggcgccccCCCCCGCAGCAGCCGCAACGAGTACATGCGCTCCGGACTCTACTCCACCTTCACCATCCAGTCCCTGCAGGCTCCGGCCCTGCGCCCGGCCCGCCTCGAGGCTCCGCCCCCCAGCGACTTCCCCGGATCcgagctgccgccgccgccgctggacATTAGCCTGGAAACGGCCGAGGCGGCTGTCCCGCTGCAG GTCATCCTGGCCCCCACGGAGGTCAAAGTTCAAGGTtcggaagaggaggtggaggctgaGCGGCAGCCCTTCCTGCCCGAAGTGAAGGTGGAGTTcccggaggaagaagaggaggaggaggaggaggaggaggaccggggtgggggtggggaagcacCCAGAGATGAGGCCAACCCAGAGCCAGACGGGCCCCCTGCTAAGCCGGATGTCCCGCCTAGTGAGAAGGAGCTGCTGGAGATGGTCGCTATGGAGACGGTGGAGGCGGAGCTGGCTCTGGGCCTGgctggggccggagccgggactGTGGCCGGATTGGGGGcccaggagaaggagcaggtcCGGGCCGCCGAGGGGCCACAACCCCAAAAGAGCCGCAAGCCCAAGGACCTGGAGCTGCCCTTCACACCCAGCCTTCTGGCCGGCCCCGCTCCAGAtcgggccccgggaccccccagtGGCCTCCTGGCCCCCGGAGGAACCAGCACCTCTCTCACTCCATCTGTCATCACCTCTCATGCCCTG aCGCCAGTGCTGCTGACACCGAGCTCCCTGCCGCCGACTATCCACTTCTGGAGCACTCTCAGCCCCATCGCCCCCCGCAGCCCAGCCAAACTCTCCTTCCAG tttccAACCAGCAGCAGCTCCCAGGTTCACATTCCCTCGCTCAGCGTGGATGGACTCTCCACCCCCGTGGTGCTCTCTCCTGGGCCCCAGAAGCCAtga
- the ELK1 gene encoding ETS domain-containing protein Elk-1 isoform X2, with the protein MELPPPGAAAAAAALLTVMDPSVTLWQFLLQLLEEQSNGHLIAWTSSDGEFKLVDAEEVARLWGLRKNKTNMNYDKLSRALRYYYDKNIIRKSLQAPALRPARLEAPPPSDFPGSELPPPPLDISLETAEAAVPLQVILAPTEVKVQGSEEEVEAERQPFLPEVKVEFPEEEEEEEEEEEDRGGGGEAPRDEANPEPDGPPAKPDVPPSEKELLEMVAMETVEAELALGLAGAGAGTVAGLGAQEKEQVRAAEGPQPQKSRKPKDLELPFTPSLLAGPAPDRAPGPPSGLLAPGGTSTSLTPSVITSHALTPVLLTPSSLPPTIHFWSTLSPIAPRSPAKLSFQFPTSSSSQVHIPSLSVDGLSTPVVLSPGPQKP; encoded by the exons atgGAGCTCCCGCCCCCGGGGGCTGCCGCCGCGGCTGCCGCCCTCCTCACAG TTATGGACCCTTCAGTGACCCTGTGGCAGTTCCTGCTGCAGCTCCTGGAGGAGCAGAGCAACGGGCACCTCATCGCCTGGACGTCCAGCGATGGCGAATTCAAGCTGGTGGATGCCGAGGAAGTGGCGCGGCTCTGGGGCCTCCGGAAGAATAAGACCAACATGAACTATGACAAGCTCAGCCGGGCCCTGCGCTACTACTACGACAAG AACATCATACGCAAG TCCCTGCAGGCTCCGGCCCTGCGCCCGGCCCGCCTCGAGGCTCCGCCCCCCAGCGACTTCCCCGGATCcgagctgccgccgccgccgctggacATTAGCCTGGAAACGGCCGAGGCGGCTGTCCCGCTGCAG GTCATCCTGGCCCCCACGGAGGTCAAAGTTCAAGGTtcggaagaggaggtggaggctgaGCGGCAGCCCTTCCTGCCCGAAGTGAAGGTGGAGTTcccggaggaagaagaggaggaggaggaggaggaggaggaccggggtgggggtggggaagcacCCAGAGATGAGGCCAACCCAGAGCCAGACGGGCCCCCTGCTAAGCCGGATGTCCCGCCTAGTGAGAAGGAGCTGCTGGAGATGGTCGCTATGGAGACGGTGGAGGCGGAGCTGGCTCTGGGCCTGgctggggccggagccgggactGTGGCCGGATTGGGGGcccaggagaaggagcaggtcCGGGCCGCCGAGGGGCCACAACCCCAAAAGAGCCGCAAGCCCAAGGACCTGGAGCTGCCCTTCACACCCAGCCTTCTGGCCGGCCCCGCTCCAGAtcgggccccgggaccccccagtGGCCTCCTGGCCCCCGGAGGAACCAGCACCTCTCTCACTCCATCTGTCATCACCTCTCATGCCCTG aCGCCAGTGCTGCTGACACCGAGCTCCCTGCCGCCGACTATCCACTTCTGGAGCACTCTCAGCCCCATCGCCCCCCGCAGCCCAGCCAAACTCTCCTTCCAG tttccAACCAGCAGCAGCTCCCAGGTTCACATTCCCTCGCTCAGCGTGGATGGACTCTCCACCCCCGTGGTGCTCTCTCCTGGGCCCCAGAAGCCAtga
- the ELK1 gene encoding ETS domain-containing protein Elk-1 isoform X3, giving the protein MELPPPGAAAAAAALLTVMDPSVTLWQFLLQLLEEQSNGHLIAWTSSDGEFKLVDAEEVARLWGLRKNKTNMNYDKLSRALRYYYDKNIIRKAPALRPARLEAPPPSDFPGSELPPPPLDISLETAEAAVPLQVILAPTEVKVQGSEEEVEAERQPFLPEVKVEFPEEEEEEEEEEEDRGGGGEAPRDEANPEPDGPPAKPDVPPSEKELLEMVAMETVEAELALGLAGAGAGTVAGLGAQEKEQVRAAEGPQPQKSRKPKDLELPFTPSLLAGPAPDRAPGPPSGLLAPGGTSTSLTPSVITSHALTPVLLTPSSLPPTIHFWSTLSPIAPRSPAKLSFQFPTSSSSQVHIPSLSVDGLSTPVVLSPGPQKP; this is encoded by the exons atgGAGCTCCCGCCCCCGGGGGCTGCCGCCGCGGCTGCCGCCCTCCTCACAG TTATGGACCCTTCAGTGACCCTGTGGCAGTTCCTGCTGCAGCTCCTGGAGGAGCAGAGCAACGGGCACCTCATCGCCTGGACGTCCAGCGATGGCGAATTCAAGCTGGTGGATGCCGAGGAAGTGGCGCGGCTCTGGGGCCTCCGGAAGAATAAGACCAACATGAACTATGACAAGCTCAGCCGGGCCCTGCGCTACTACTACGACAAG AACATCATACGCAAG GCTCCGGCCCTGCGCCCGGCCCGCCTCGAGGCTCCGCCCCCCAGCGACTTCCCCGGATCcgagctgccgccgccgccgctggacATTAGCCTGGAAACGGCCGAGGCGGCTGTCCCGCTGCAG GTCATCCTGGCCCCCACGGAGGTCAAAGTTCAAGGTtcggaagaggaggtggaggctgaGCGGCAGCCCTTCCTGCCCGAAGTGAAGGTGGAGTTcccggaggaagaagaggaggaggaggaggaggaggaggaccggggtgggggtggggaagcacCCAGAGATGAGGCCAACCCAGAGCCAGACGGGCCCCCTGCTAAGCCGGATGTCCCGCCTAGTGAGAAGGAGCTGCTGGAGATGGTCGCTATGGAGACGGTGGAGGCGGAGCTGGCTCTGGGCCTGgctggggccggagccgggactGTGGCCGGATTGGGGGcccaggagaaggagcaggtcCGGGCCGCCGAGGGGCCACAACCCCAAAAGAGCCGCAAGCCCAAGGACCTGGAGCTGCCCTTCACACCCAGCCTTCTGGCCGGCCCCGCTCCAGAtcgggccccgggaccccccagtGGCCTCCTGGCCCCCGGAGGAACCAGCACCTCTCTCACTCCATCTGTCATCACCTCTCATGCCCTG aCGCCAGTGCTGCTGACACCGAGCTCCCTGCCGCCGACTATCCACTTCTGGAGCACTCTCAGCCCCATCGCCCCCCGCAGCCCAGCCAAACTCTCCTTCCAG tttccAACCAGCAGCAGCTCCCAGGTTCACATTCCCTCGCTCAGCGTGGATGGACTCTCCACCCCCGTGGTGCTCTCTCCTGGGCCCCAGAAGCCAtga
- the ELK1 gene encoding ETS domain-containing protein Elk-1 isoform X4, which produces MELPPPGAAAAAAALLTVMDPSVTLWQFLLQLLEEQSNGHLIAWTSSDGEFKLVDAEEVARLWGLRKNKTNMNYDKLSRALRYYYDKSLQAPALRPARLEAPPPSDFPGSELPPPPLDISLETAEAAVPLQVILAPTEVKVQGSEEEVEAERQPFLPEVKVEFPEEEEEEEEEEEDRGGGGEAPRDEANPEPDGPPAKPDVPPSEKELLEMVAMETVEAELALGLAGAGAGTVAGLGAQEKEQVRAAEGPQPQKSRKPKDLELPFTPSLLAGPAPDRAPGPPSGLLAPGGTSTSLTPSVITSHALTPVLLTPSSLPPTIHFWSTLSPIAPRSPAKLSFQFPTSSSSQVHIPSLSVDGLSTPVVLSPGPQKP; this is translated from the exons atgGAGCTCCCGCCCCCGGGGGCTGCCGCCGCGGCTGCCGCCCTCCTCACAG TTATGGACCCTTCAGTGACCCTGTGGCAGTTCCTGCTGCAGCTCCTGGAGGAGCAGAGCAACGGGCACCTCATCGCCTGGACGTCCAGCGATGGCGAATTCAAGCTGGTGGATGCCGAGGAAGTGGCGCGGCTCTGGGGCCTCCGGAAGAATAAGACCAACATGAACTATGACAAGCTCAGCCGGGCCCTGCGCTACTACTACGACAAG TCCCTGCAGGCTCCGGCCCTGCGCCCGGCCCGCCTCGAGGCTCCGCCCCCCAGCGACTTCCCCGGATCcgagctgccgccgccgccgctggacATTAGCCTGGAAACGGCCGAGGCGGCTGTCCCGCTGCAG GTCATCCTGGCCCCCACGGAGGTCAAAGTTCAAGGTtcggaagaggaggtggaggctgaGCGGCAGCCCTTCCTGCCCGAAGTGAAGGTGGAGTTcccggaggaagaagaggaggaggaggaggaggaggaggaccggggtgggggtggggaagcacCCAGAGATGAGGCCAACCCAGAGCCAGACGGGCCCCCTGCTAAGCCGGATGTCCCGCCTAGTGAGAAGGAGCTGCTGGAGATGGTCGCTATGGAGACGGTGGAGGCGGAGCTGGCTCTGGGCCTGgctggggccggagccgggactGTGGCCGGATTGGGGGcccaggagaaggagcaggtcCGGGCCGCCGAGGGGCCACAACCCCAAAAGAGCCGCAAGCCCAAGGACCTGGAGCTGCCCTTCACACCCAGCCTTCTGGCCGGCCCCGCTCCAGAtcgggccccgggaccccccagtGGCCTCCTGGCCCCCGGAGGAACCAGCACCTCTCTCACTCCATCTGTCATCACCTCTCATGCCCTG aCGCCAGTGCTGCTGACACCGAGCTCCCTGCCGCCGACTATCCACTTCTGGAGCACTCTCAGCCCCATCGCCCCCCGCAGCCCAGCCAAACTCTCCTTCCAG tttccAACCAGCAGCAGCTCCCAGGTTCACATTCCCTCGCTCAGCGTGGATGGACTCTCCACCCCCGTGGTGCTCTCTCCTGGGCCCCAGAAGCCAtga